One window of the Candidatus Microbacterium colombiense genome contains the following:
- a CDS encoding MDR family MFS transporter has protein sequence MSAVDTGSITTPTPAGGTISRSDMRVIWLLLVAAFVAILNETTMGIAIPHLNTDLGIPPELGQWLTSAFMLTMAVVIPTTGFILQRFTTRQVFIAAMTAFSLGTLVALVAPGFAVLLVGRVIQAAGTGIMMPLLMTTIMNVVPPQSRGRMMGRVGLVISLAPAIGPTLAGAVLETLNWRAIFAIILPIALIALAMGAKWMTNLGETRKVPLDVLSIPLAALGFGGVVFGLSQFGGEGGSGETTGILSLVVGAVSLGLFVWRQLLLQRADDALLDLRVFRSVNFTFSVIIMTILALSMFGTLTLLPQYLQNVAGLNPLESGLILLPGSVLMGLLGPVMGRIYDARGTRPLLIPGTILVSAALFYYSTVGEHTVWWVLIIVQAAMSVGLAMSFTPLFSASLGSLQRSLYSHGSAVLNTLQQVGGAAGVALLTVTYSSILHAGEAEGLETAVAGAPGARMAFLIAAIISLAAVALSPFVRKPADDAGEFHGGH, from the coding sequence ATGTCCGCCGTCGACACCGGTTCGATCACGACCCCCACCCCCGCGGGAGGAACGATCTCGCGCTCTGACATGCGCGTGATCTGGCTCCTGCTCGTCGCCGCCTTCGTCGCCATCCTCAACGAGACGACGATGGGCATCGCGATCCCGCACCTCAACACCGACCTCGGCATCCCGCCCGAGCTCGGACAGTGGCTCACGAGCGCCTTCATGCTCACCATGGCCGTCGTCATCCCGACCACCGGGTTCATCCTGCAGCGGTTCACGACCCGCCAGGTCTTCATCGCCGCGATGACGGCGTTCTCCCTCGGCACACTGGTCGCGCTCGTCGCCCCCGGTTTCGCTGTGCTGCTGGTCGGCCGCGTGATCCAGGCCGCCGGAACCGGCATCATGATGCCGCTGCTGATGACCACGATCATGAACGTCGTCCCCCCGCAGTCGCGCGGACGCATGATGGGCCGCGTCGGTCTGGTCATCTCGCTCGCCCCGGCCATCGGCCCGACCCTCGCCGGCGCCGTGCTCGAGACCCTGAACTGGCGTGCGATCTTCGCGATCATCCTGCCGATCGCGCTGATCGCCCTTGCCATGGGAGCGAAGTGGATGACCAACCTCGGTGAGACCCGCAAGGTCCCGCTCGATGTGCTCTCGATCCCGCTCGCGGCCCTGGGCTTCGGCGGCGTCGTGTTCGGCCTCAGCCAGTTCGGCGGCGAGGGCGGGTCCGGCGAGACGACCGGCATCCTCTCCCTCGTCGTGGGCGCCGTGTCGCTCGGCCTCTTCGTGTGGCGCCAGCTTCTGCTGCAGCGCGCCGATGACGCACTGCTCGATCTGCGCGTGTTCCGCTCCGTGAACTTCACCTTCTCGGTGATCATCATGACGATCCTCGCGCTGTCGATGTTCGGCACGCTGACGCTCCTGCCCCAGTACCTGCAGAACGTGGCCGGCCTCAACCCGTTGGAATCAGGACTGATCCTGCTTCCCGGCTCGGTGCTCATGGGCCTGCTCGGTCCGGTGATGGGTCGTATCTACGACGCCCGTGGCACGCGTCCGCTGCTGATCCCTGGCACGATCCTGGTGTCCGCCGCGCTGTTCTACTACTCGACGGTGGGCGAGCACACCGTGTGGTGGGTGCTGATCATCGTGCAGGCAGCGATGTCGGTCGGTCTCGCGATGTCGTTCACGCCGCTGTTCTCCGCCTCGCTCGGCTCACTGCAGCGTTCGCTGTACTCGCATGGCTCCGCGGTGCTGAACACGCTTCAGCAGGTGGGGGGCGCAGCGGGCGTCGCCCTGCTCACGGTCACGTACTCGTCGATCCTGCATGCCGGTGAGGCCGAGGGCCTGGAGACGGCCGTGGCCGGCGCGCCCGGGGCGCGCATGGCATTCCTGATCGCAGCGATCATCTCGCTGGCGGCCGTGGCACTGAGCCCGTTCGTGCGCAAGCCGGCCGATGACGCCGGCGAGTTCCACGGCGGTCACTGA
- a CDS encoding ABC transporter ATP-binding protein: MGGGMGGGRGGGFRGVDEDAQRRLNAEAPRISGLGARVVTLFSAYKTRIMFTGVLVVVGAAIAVIPPLIVQRIFDDALFPVAGGGPHLDLLIGLVVAMVALFLFSAALGVAQTWLTSTVGNSVTGDLRVRLFEHLQAMELGFFTRTKTGVIQSRLQNDVGGVSGVLTNTVTSILGNVVTVIASLVAMILIDWRLTLIAVVLMPFLIIVQRRVGQVRARIAGETQESLSELTTITQETLSVSGMLLSKAFNRQRTESERYQAENRNQVRLQVRRAMSGQGFFAVVQVLMASVPAVIYLVSGYLIAGGAGTITAGTVVAFTTVQARLLQPLMGLMRVSLDLQTSSALFARIFEYLDLVPEIEDAPGAITVAQAPGPRGRIEFSNVVFRYPDASADARPTLQGVSFVAEPGQHVAFVGPSGAGKTTVLYLAPRLYEAHDGAVLFAGADVRTLTQESIIDDVGIVSQETYLFHATIRENLLYAKPDATEDELIAACTAANIHHIIAGFEQGYDTVVGERGYRLSGGEKQRIAIARVLLKDPPVLLLDEATSALDTVSERVVQEALDEAARGRTTLSIAHRLSTVMGADVIHVLEAGQIVESGTHSELLARGGLYAELAAQQVAASRVLDTEVAVEASVAGGAKAALADRRADRAPVDSAGADAVAALTAAVPLLNVPRTDARVYPDEA; encoded by the coding sequence ATGGGCGGCGGTATGGGCGGGGGACGCGGCGGAGGTTTCCGCGGTGTCGATGAAGACGCGCAGCGTCGGCTCAACGCCGAGGCGCCGCGCATCAGCGGACTCGGCGCGCGCGTCGTGACCCTGTTCAGCGCCTACAAGACGCGCATCATGTTCACCGGCGTCCTGGTCGTCGTCGGCGCTGCGATCGCGGTGATCCCGCCGCTCATCGTGCAGCGCATCTTCGACGATGCGCTCTTCCCCGTGGCGGGTGGAGGTCCGCACCTCGACCTGCTGATCGGGCTGGTCGTCGCGATGGTCGCGCTCTTCCTCTTCTCCGCAGCGCTCGGCGTCGCGCAGACCTGGCTCACCTCCACCGTGGGCAACAGCGTCACGGGCGACCTCCGGGTGCGCCTGTTCGAGCACCTCCAGGCCATGGAACTCGGGTTCTTCACCCGCACCAAGACCGGGGTGATCCAATCGCGACTGCAGAATGACGTCGGCGGGGTGTCCGGTGTGCTGACCAACACCGTCACGAGCATCCTGGGCAACGTGGTCACAGTGATCGCCTCGCTCGTCGCGATGATCCTGATCGATTGGCGGCTCACTCTGATCGCGGTCGTGCTGATGCCGTTCCTCATCATCGTGCAGCGTCGAGTGGGTCAGGTACGCGCACGGATCGCCGGCGAGACACAGGAATCGCTGTCGGAGCTCACCACGATCACCCAGGAGACGCTGAGCGTCTCGGGGATGCTGCTGTCGAAGGCGTTCAACCGTCAGCGCACCGAATCCGAGCGCTATCAGGCGGAGAACCGCAACCAGGTGCGACTTCAGGTGCGCAGGGCGATGAGCGGCCAGGGTTTCTTCGCGGTCGTCCAGGTACTGATGGCCAGCGTCCCCGCCGTGATCTACCTGGTCTCGGGCTATCTGATCGCCGGCGGGGCGGGCACGATCACCGCGGGCACCGTCGTCGCGTTCACGACGGTGCAGGCGCGCCTGCTCCAGCCGTTGATGGGTCTCATGCGCGTGTCGCTCGACCTGCAGACGTCGTCGGCGTTGTTCGCCCGTATCTTCGAATACCTCGACCTCGTCCCCGAGATCGAGGACGCGCCGGGCGCGATCACCGTCGCCCAGGCGCCGGGACCACGCGGGCGCATCGAGTTCTCGAACGTGGTGTTCCGCTATCCGGATGCCTCCGCAGACGCCCGCCCGACACTGCAGGGCGTCTCCTTCGTGGCGGAGCCCGGCCAGCACGTGGCTTTCGTCGGCCCCTCCGGCGCGGGGAAGACGACCGTGCTGTACCTCGCGCCTCGCCTGTACGAGGCGCACGACGGCGCGGTGCTCTTCGCCGGGGCCGATGTGCGCACGCTCACGCAGGAGTCGATCATCGACGATGTCGGCATCGTGTCGCAGGAGACATACCTGTTCCATGCGACGATCCGCGAGAACCTGCTCTACGCGAAGCCCGATGCGACGGAAGACGAGCTCATCGCGGCATGCACCGCGGCGAACATCCACCACATCATCGCCGGGTTCGAGCAGGGGTATGACACCGTCGTGGGTGAGCGTGGATACCGACTCTCCGGCGGTGAGAAACAGCGCATCGCGATCGCCCGCGTGCTGCTGAAGGATCCGCCGGTGCTTCTGCTCGACGAAGCCACGTCTGCGCTCGATACCGTATCCGAGCGCGTCGTGCAGGAGGCGCTGGACGAGGCCGCGCGTGGGCGCACCACGCTGTCGATCGCGCACCGTCTGTCGACGGTGATGGGCGCCGATGTCATCCACGTGCTCGAAGCAGGGCAGATCGTCGAATCCGGCACGCACTCCGAGCTCCTCGCTCGGGGAGGGCTGTACGCCGAGCTCGCCGCTCAGCAGGTCGCGGCCTCCCGGGTGCTCGACACCGAGGTCGCTGTCGAGGCGAGTGTGGCCGGGGGAGCGAAGGCCGCTCTCGCCGACCGTCGGGCGGACCGCGCGCCGGTCGATTCGGCCGGCGCCGATGCCGTGGCCGCGCTCACGGCGGCGGTGCCCCTGCTCAACGTTCCGCGCACCGACGCCAGGGTCTACCCCGACGAGGCCTGA